Proteins from a single region of Chlorocebus sabaeus isolate Y175 chromosome 25, mChlSab1.0.hap1, whole genome shotgun sequence:
- the FMO3 gene encoding flavin-containing monooxygenase 3 isoform X1, with the protein MGKKVAIIGAGVSGLASIRSCLEEGLEPTCFEKSNDIGGLWKFSDHAEEGRASIYKSVFTNSSKEMMCFPDFPYPDDFPNFMHNSKIQEYLTAFAKEKNLLKYIQFKTFVSSVNKRPDFATTGQWDVTTERDGKRESAVFDAVMVCSGHHVYPNLPKESFPGLNHFKGKCFHSRDYKEPGVFKGKRVLVVGLGNSGCDIATELSHTAEQVVISSRSGSWVMSRVWDNGYPWDMVLITRFGTFLKNNLPTAISDWLYMKQMNARFKHENYGLMPLNGVLRKEPVFNDELPACILCGIVSVKPNVKKFTETSAIFEDGTTFEGIDCVIFATGYSYAYTFLDESIIKNRNNEIILFKGVFPPLLKKSTIAVIGFVQSLGAAIPTVDLQSRWAARVIKGTCTLPSMEDMMNDINEKMEGKRKWYGKSETLQTDYIVYMDELSSFIGVKPNIPWLFLTDPKLAMEVYFGPCSSYQFRLVGPGKWPGARNAILTQWDRSLKPLQTRVVGSLQKPRFFFHWLKLFTIPILLIAVFLVLT; encoded by the exons GACCATGCAGAGGAGGGCAGGGCTAGCATTTACAAATCCGTCTTTACCAACTCTTCCAAAGAGATGATGTGTTTCCCAGACTTCCCATATCCTGATGACTTCCCCAACTTTATGCACAACAGCAAGATCCAGGAATATCTCACTGCATTCGCCAAAGAAAAGAACCTCCTGAAGTACATACAATTTAAG ACATTTGTATCCAGTGTAAATAAACGTCCTGATTTTGCAACTACTGGCCAATGGGATGTTACCACTGAAAGGGATGGTAAAAGAGAATCGGCTGTCTTTGATGCTGTGATGGTTTGTTCTGGACATCATGTCTATCCCAACCTACCAAAAGAGTCCTTTCCAG GACTAAACCACTTTAAAGGCAAATGCTTTCACAGCAGGGACTACAAAGAACCAGGTGTATTCAAAGGAAAGCGTGTCCTGGTGGTTGGCCTGGGGAATTCGGGCTGTGATATTGCCACAGAACTCAGCCACACAGCAGAACAG GTCGTGATCAGCTCCAGAAGTGGCTCCTGGGTGATGAGCCGCGTCTGGGACAATGGTTATCCCTGGGACATGGTGCTTATCACTCGATTTGGAACCTTCCTCAAGAACAATTTACCAACAGCCATCTCTGACTGGTTGTACATGAAGCAGATGAATGCAAGATTCAAGCATGAAAACTATGGCTTGATGCCTTTAAATGG AGTCCTGAGGAAAGAACCTGTATTTAATGATGAGCTCCCAGCTTGCATTCTGTGTGGTATTGTGTCCGTAAAGCCTAATGTGAAGAAATTCACAGAGACTTCGGCCATTTTTGAGGATGGGACCACATTTGAGGGCATTGACTGTGTAATCTTTGCAACAGGCTATAGTTATGCCTACACGTTCCTCGATGAGTCTAtcatcaaaaacagaaacaatgagatcattttatttaaaggaGTCTTTCCTCCTCTACTCAAGAAGTCAACCATAGCAGTGATTGGCTTTGTCCAGTCCCTTGGGGCTGCCATTCCCACAGTTGACCTCCAGTCCCGCTGGGCAGCACGAGTAATAAAGG gaACTTGTACTTTGCCTTCTATGGAAGACATGATGAATGATattaatgagaaaatggaggGAAAGCGCAAATG GTATGGCAAAAGCGAGACCTTACAGACGGATTACATTGTTTATATGGATGAACTCTCCTCCTTCATTGGGGTAAAGCCCAACATCCCATGGCTATTTCTCACAGATCCCAAATTGGCCATGGAAGTTTATTTTGGCCCTTGTAGTTCCTACCAGTTTAGGCTGGTGGGCCCAGGGAAGTGGCCAGGAGCCAGAAATGCCATCCTGACCCAGTGGGACCGGTCGCTGAAACCCTTGCAGACACGAGTTGTCGGGAGTCTTCAGAAGCCTCGCTTCTTTTTCCATTGGCTGAAGCTCTTTACAATTCCTATTCTGTTAATTGCTGTTTTCCTTGTATTGACATAA
- the FMO3 gene encoding flavin-containing monooxygenase 3 isoform X2 yields the protein MGKKVAIIGAGVSGLASIRSCLEEGLEPTCFEKSNDIGGLWKFSDHAEEGRASIYKSVFTNSSKEMMCFPDFPYPDDFPNFMHNSKIQEYLTAFAKEKNLLKYIQFKTFVSSVNKRPDFATTGQWDVTTERDGKRESAVFDAVMVCSGHHVYPNLPKESFPGLNHFKGKCFHSRDYKEPGVFKGKRVLVVGLGNSGCDIATELSHTAEQHYGRVADPKTQMSSSEIYLGAVSGSILLQEGKKTSVYFEAGMVLGHCPNLRVLRKEPVFNDELPACILCGIVSVKPNVKKFTETSAIFEDGTTFEGIDCVIFATGYSYAYTFLDESIIKNRNNEIILFKGVFPPLLKKSTIAVIGFVQSLGAAIPTVDLQSRWAARVIKGTCTLPSMEDMMNDINEKMEGKRKWYGKSETLQTDYIVYMDELSSFIGVKPNIPWLFLTDPKLAMEVYFGPCSSYQFRLVGPGKWPGARNAILTQWDRSLKPLQTRVVGSLQKPRFFFHWLKLFTIPILLIAVFLVLT from the exons GACCATGCAGAGGAGGGCAGGGCTAGCATTTACAAATCCGTCTTTACCAACTCTTCCAAAGAGATGATGTGTTTCCCAGACTTCCCATATCCTGATGACTTCCCCAACTTTATGCACAACAGCAAGATCCAGGAATATCTCACTGCATTCGCCAAAGAAAAGAACCTCCTGAAGTACATACAATTTAAG ACATTTGTATCCAGTGTAAATAAACGTCCTGATTTTGCAACTACTGGCCAATGGGATGTTACCACTGAAAGGGATGGTAAAAGAGAATCGGCTGTCTTTGATGCTGTGATGGTTTGTTCTGGACATCATGTCTATCCCAACCTACCAAAAGAGTCCTTTCCAG GACTAAACCACTTTAAAGGCAAATGCTTTCACAGCAGGGACTACAAAGAACCAGGTGTATTCAAAGGAAAGCGTGTCCTGGTGGTTGGCCTGGGGAATTCGGGCTGTGATATTGCCACAGAACTCAGCCACACAGCAGAACAG CACTATGGCAGGGTGGCTGACCCTAAGACGCAGATGTCAAGTTCAGAAATTTATTTGGGAGCAGTCTCAGGATCCATACTTCTgcaggaagggaagaaaactTCTGTTTACTTTGAAGCTGGAATGGTCCTTGGGCATTGCCCCAATTTGAG AGTCCTGAGGAAAGAACCTGTATTTAATGATGAGCTCCCAGCTTGCATTCTGTGTGGTATTGTGTCCGTAAAGCCTAATGTGAAGAAATTCACAGAGACTTCGGCCATTTTTGAGGATGGGACCACATTTGAGGGCATTGACTGTGTAATCTTTGCAACAGGCTATAGTTATGCCTACACGTTCCTCGATGAGTCTAtcatcaaaaacagaaacaatgagatcattttatttaaaggaGTCTTTCCTCCTCTACTCAAGAAGTCAACCATAGCAGTGATTGGCTTTGTCCAGTCCCTTGGGGCTGCCATTCCCACAGTTGACCTCCAGTCCCGCTGGGCAGCACGAGTAATAAAGG gaACTTGTACTTTGCCTTCTATGGAAGACATGATGAATGATattaatgagaaaatggaggGAAAGCGCAAATG GTATGGCAAAAGCGAGACCTTACAGACGGATTACATTGTTTATATGGATGAACTCTCCTCCTTCATTGGGGTAAAGCCCAACATCCCATGGCTATTTCTCACAGATCCCAAATTGGCCATGGAAGTTTATTTTGGCCCTTGTAGTTCCTACCAGTTTAGGCTGGTGGGCCCAGGGAAGTGGCCAGGAGCCAGAAATGCCATCCTGACCCAGTGGGACCGGTCGCTGAAACCCTTGCAGACACGAGTTGTCGGGAGTCTTCAGAAGCCTCGCTTCTTTTTCCATTGGCTGAAGCTCTTTACAATTCCTATTCTGTTAATTGCTGTTTTCCTTGTATTGACATAA